In the Chthonomonadales bacterium genome, GGCGGGCTCCAACTCCACGGAGGCGCCCTCGCGCAGCCGGTGGGAGGCCGGGCGAACGGCGCCGTCGACACGCACCGAGCCCGCCGAGATCGCCTTCTGCGCTTCGGCGCGCGAGCCGCCGAGCCCGGCCGCCACGAACAGGTCGAGGCGCTGGCCCGCAGCCTCCGGCCCCACTCTCCAGCGATGCATTCGCGGTCACCCCGGGCCATTGTAGCCGCGTCGGGCAGGCAAACGCAAAGCGAGAGGGGTAAGCTAGGGCTATGCCGCATCGGCCGAGGAGCTGCCATTGAAGCATAGATCCGTTCTTGTCAGCGGCGGGGCGGGGTTCATCGGGTCGCACCTCGTGCATCGCCTGGTGCGCGAAGGAGCGCGGGTGCGCGTGCTCGACAACCTGTCGACAGGATCGGTCGCCAATCTGTCCGGCCTGGAGTCGCGGCTCGACCTGCAGGAAGGCGACATCCGTAACGCGGTCGCGTGCCGAAATGCGTGCCGGGGGGTTGAGGCCGTGTTCCATCTCGCCGCGTTCATCTCCGTTCCGGGCTCCGTGAAGGACCCCGTGACGGCCGACGCGGTGAACATCGGCGGGACGCTTAACATGCTGCTGGCCGCCCGCGACGCGGGTGCTCGGCGATTCGTGTTCTCGTCCTCGGCGGCTGTCTATGGCGATGCCGAGGTGGTGCCCACGCCAGAGACAGCGCCGCCGACGCCGCTCTCGCCCTATGGCGTGGAGAAGCTCTACGGCGAGCACATGTGCCGCCTGTTCACCAGCCTGTACGGGATGGAGGCCGTCGCGCTGCGGTACTTCAACGTGTTCGGGCCGCGGCAGAACCCGCGCAGCGAGTATGCGGCCGTGGTCCCGCGGTTCATCACCCTGCTGCTGGAAGGCGCCCGACCTGTCATCTTCGGCGACGGTGCCCAGACGCGCGACTTCCTCCACGTGGAGGATGTGGCCCGCGCGAACCTGCTGGCCGCCACGCGTCCGGACGTGGCCGGTCTCGCGCTCAACGTGGCGGGCGGCGAGGCAACTTCGGTGAACGCGATCTACGATGCGATCGCGCGGGCGGCCGGCGTTGACCTCCCGCCGGAGCGCGGCCCGGAGCGGCCGGGCGACATCAAGCACTCACGCGCCGACACGACCCACGCCCGCGAGCGCCTCGGGTTCGTGCCCGAGCGCACGGTGGCGCGGGGCCTGGCCGAGACGGTGGCCTGGTACCGCGCCGCCGCCAGCATGTGACGGACGGTAGATCCATGGCGCGCTCCGCAAGTCAGCAACCCCTGCCCTCGCTCATTCCTCCCGACACGGTGGAGGGAGTGATCGAGCGCGTCACCTACCATGCCGAGGAGACCGGCTTCACAGTGGCGCGGCTCGCGGTGGCCGGCGAGCGCGAACTGGTGACCGCCGTGGGCGGCATGGGGAACCCGGTGGCTGGAGAGAGCGTGCGCCTCCACGGACGCTGGGGGCGCCACCCGGAGTACGGCCGGCAGCTCACCGTGGAGCGCTACGAGACCCTGCGGCCGGCGACCGAGCAGGCCATCGAGAAGTACCTGGGCTCCGGGTTGATTAAGGGTGTGGGGCCCGCCATGGCTCGCCGCATGGTGGGCCACTTCGGCACCGAGACGCTGGACGTGATCGAGGAGACTCCGGAGCGACTGCGCGAGGTGCGAGGCATCGGCGAGCGTCGGATCGAGCGCATCACGCGCGCCTGGTCCGAGCAGAAGGCGATCCGCGCCGTGATGCTCTTCTTGCAGGGGCATGGCATCACGGCCACCTTCGCCGTTCGTATCTACCGGGCCTACGGTGACGAAGCCATCCGCGTCGTGGAGACCGAGCCCTACCGGCTCGCGCGAGACATCTGGGGTATTGGCTTCAAGACGGCCGACAAGATCGCGCGCAACCTGGGCTTCGCCGAGGACACCGAGCCGCGCCTTCGCGCTGGCCTCCTGCACACGCTCTCCTCCGCTACCGACGACGGCCACATGTTTCTTCCCGAGCCCGTGCTCCTGCGAGACGCCGCCGAGATCCTCGGCGTGGATGCCGCCGTCGTGGCGCCCGTGTCGGAGCGAATGGCGGCCGAGGGCGAGCTGGTCGCGGAGCCGCCGTCGGATGGTGACGGGATGCTGCCGGCGCCCCGGGCGCTCTACCACCCCGCCCTCTACCGCACCGAGGTGGCGCTCGCGGCGCGCATCGCGAGGCTCGCCCGCGCGCCGGTCGGGCGCGTGAGCGAGGAGCGCGTGGATTCCTGGCTCACCTACCAGGCGTCAGCGCGGGGCATCGAGCTCTCCACCGAGCAACGCGAGGCCGTTCGGCAGGCACTTCGACAGAGGATGCTCGTCCTCACCGGCGGGCCCGGCACCGGCAAGACGACCTGCACGAACATGATGTGCCAGGCGTTTGAGGCACGTGGTAAGCGCATCGTGTTGGCCAGTCCCACCGGACGCGCGGCCAAGCGGCTATCCGAGGTGACCGGCCGCCCGGCGCAGACGATCCACCGCCTGCTGAAGTATGACCCGCGCACGCGCGGGTTCCAGCACGACGAGACGAATCGGCTGCCGTGCGATGTGCTGATCGCCGACGAGGTGTCGATGCTCGACTGCGTGCTGGCGCTTAACTTGCTCAAGGCCGTGCCGAACGACGCGCAGGTGCTCCTCGTTGGCGACGCCGACCAGCTTCCCTCGGTTGGGGCGGGCAACGTCCTCGGCGACATCATGGCCTCCGGCGCGGTGCCCGTCGCGCGGCTGACGCAGGTGTTTCGCCAGGCCGCGCAGAGCCAGATCGTCATGAACGCGCATCGTGTCCACCGGGGCGAGTATCCGTTCCTTCTTCCTCCGCGCGAGCGCGAGCGGAGCGACTGCCTGTTCGTGGAGGCGGAGGATTCCGGCGCAGCGGCGCGGCTGGTCGTCACGCTCGCGACGCGCTCACTGCCGCGCCTGGGCTATGCGCCCGCCGACGTGCAGGTACTCTCGCCGATGCACCGGGGAGACGCGGGCGTGAGCCACCTGAACGAGGAGCTGCAAAGGGCCTGGAACCCGGAGCGGCCAGGCGCGCCAGAGCTTGTGCGCGGCTCGCGCCGCTTCCGCGTGGGCGACCGCGTGATGCAGTTGGTCAACGACTACGACAAGCAGGTCTTCAATGGCGATGTCGGCACCGTCTCGGCCATCGACCGGGTGGAGCAGTCGCTGACCGTCGCCTACCCGGAGCTCACGGTGAGCTACGACTTCGCGGAATGCGACGAGCTCCAGCTCGCCTACGCGCTCTCCATTCACAAGAGCCAGGGCAGCGAGTACCCCGCAGTCATCCTTGTGCTCACGAGCGGGCACTACGTGATGCTCCAGCGCAACCTCCTTTACACGGCGCTCACGCGCGCGCGCAGGCTGTGCGTGCTCGTGGGCGACAAGCGCGCGGTTGGCCGAGCGGTGCGCAACGACCGGCCCGCCCGCCGCTACACCCGCCTTGCCGACCGCCTGCGCCCGACGGTCGGCGGCACCGCGCGCGCCGCCAGCGCGTCAGGAGCGGACGCTTGCCAGTGAACTACACGAACCCGGTCTGGCCGGACTACTTCGCGGACCCCTTCGTGCTGCGGTGGCAGCGATACTACTACGCCTACGGCACCGGCGGCCCCGAGGCGTCGGGCGGCACACCGAGGAGTCGCGTCTTCCCCGTCTTGCGCTCGCGCAACCTGGCCGACTGGGAGTCGGTAGCGTGCGCGCTCGAGGTCGAGGGGGACCATCTGCCCGCCTTCTGGGCGCCAGAGGTGGCGGAGCGAAACGGGCGGTTCTACCTCTTCTTCTCCGCCGGAGGAGCGGAGGGCGCGGGCCAGCGCCTGCGAGTCGCGACGGCCGACACGCCACTCGGCCCCTTTCGCGACGGCGGGCGCCTGCTGCTCCCGGACGAGCCGTTCAGCATCGACGCCAGCCCCTTCCGTGACCCTGTCGACGGGCGATGGTACCTGTTCTTCGCGAAGGACTTCCTCGACGGGCGCGTGGGCACGGGCGTCGCCGTCGCGCCCCTGGCCGACGACATGGGGTCGATCACGGCCACCCCACGGACCGCCATCCGCGCGACGGCCGACTGGCAGATCTACCAGAGGGGCCGCCGGTGGTCCGGCCGCGTGTGGGATGCCTGGCACACCGTCGAGGGCCCTTCGGTCGTGGTGCACGAGGGGCGCTACTACTGCTTCTACAGCGGCGGGCGGTGGAGCTCATCGGGGTACGGCGTGGGCTTTGGCGTTGCCGACAACGCGATGGGCCCCTACGTGGACCCGCACGCGCAGGACGGCCCCTCCGTCTTGCGCGGCCGTGCGGGCTTCGCCGTCGGTCCCGGCCACAACTCCGTGATCCTCGCCCCGGACGGCGAGACGGCGTTCGCTGTCTACCACGCGTGGGACCCCGCCCGCACCGCCCGCCGCATGTTCATCGACCCGATCCTCTGGTCCGCCGAAGGCCCACGGATCGTCGGCCCGTCGCGTGGCGGCACGGTGCCCGGTGCCTGACGCTTCGATGCCCGCCGATCCGCGCGCCACCGGCCAGGAGCTCTACCTTCTGGAGCGCGCCGGCTTCTTCGTGCGCCGGGGCGTCTTCGCGCCACTCTGGATTCGAGCGGCAAGGCGATGCATCCCCTCGGCGCGCGCCGCCGACGGCCCGCTCTCGCGCCTCGCCCACGATCCGCGAACCCATGCCCTCGCCGCCGACATCCTGGGTCCCGCGGCCCGGATCGGCGCGGTCACGGCCCGGGACGGGGACGTCATTGAGCCGGGGGGCTGGCGCCGAGTCGGCGATCCGGGCGACCAGGAGACGATCCGATTCACGGCGCCGCTCGCGCGCTGGGTTCGGTTGATCG is a window encoding:
- a CDS encoding glycoside hydrolase family 43 protein, whose product is MPVNYTNPVWPDYFADPFVLRWQRYYYAYGTGGPEASGGTPRSRVFPVLRSRNLADWESVACALEVEGDHLPAFWAPEVAERNGRFYLFFSAGGAEGAGQRLRVATADTPLGPFRDGGRLLLPDEPFSIDASPFRDPVDGRWYLFFAKDFLDGRVGTGVAVAPLADDMGSITATPRTAIRATADWQIYQRGRRWSGRVWDAWHTVEGPSVVVHEGRYYCFYSGGRWSSSGYGVGFGVADNAMGPYVDPHAQDGPSVLRGRAGFAVGPGHNSVILAPDGETAFAVYHAWDPARTARRMFIDPILWSAEGPRIVGPSRGGTVPGA
- a CDS encoding ATP-dependent RecD-like DNA helicase; protein product: MARSASQQPLPSLIPPDTVEGVIERVTYHAEETGFTVARLAVAGERELVTAVGGMGNPVAGESVRLHGRWGRHPEYGRQLTVERYETLRPATEQAIEKYLGSGLIKGVGPAMARRMVGHFGTETLDVIEETPERLREVRGIGERRIERITRAWSEQKAIRAVMLFLQGHGITATFAVRIYRAYGDEAIRVVETEPYRLARDIWGIGFKTADKIARNLGFAEDTEPRLRAGLLHTLSSATDDGHMFLPEPVLLRDAAEILGVDAAVVAPVSERMAAEGELVAEPPSDGDGMLPAPRALYHPALYRTEVALAARIARLARAPVGRVSEERVDSWLTYQASARGIELSTEQREAVRQALRQRMLVLTGGPGTGKTTCTNMMCQAFEARGKRIVLASPTGRAAKRLSEVTGRPAQTIHRLLKYDPRTRGFQHDETNRLPCDVLIADEVSMLDCVLALNLLKAVPNDAQVLLVGDADQLPSVGAGNVLGDIMASGAVPVARLTQVFRQAAQSQIVMNAHRVHRGEYPFLLPPRERERSDCLFVEAEDSGAAARLVVTLATRSLPRLGYAPADVQVLSPMHRGDAGVSHLNEELQRAWNPERPGAPELVRGSRRFRVGDRVMQLVNDYDKQVFNGDVGTVSAIDRVEQSLTVAYPELTVSYDFAECDELQLAYALSIHKSQGSEYPAVILVLTSGHYVMLQRNLLYTALTRARRLCVLVGDKRAVGRAVRNDRPARRYTRLADRLRPTVGGTARAASASGADACQ
- a CDS encoding NAD-dependent epimerase/dehydratase family protein, whose amino-acid sequence is MKHRSVLVSGGAGFIGSHLVHRLVREGARVRVLDNLSTGSVANLSGLESRLDLQEGDIRNAVACRNACRGVEAVFHLAAFISVPGSVKDPVTADAVNIGGTLNMLLAARDAGARRFVFSSSAAVYGDAEVVPTPETAPPTPLSPYGVEKLYGEHMCRLFTSLYGMEAVALRYFNVFGPRQNPRSEYAAVVPRFITLLLEGARPVIFGDGAQTRDFLHVEDVARANLLAATRPDVAGLALNVAGGEATSVNAIYDAIARAAGVDLPPERGPERPGDIKHSRADTTHARERLGFVPERTVARGLAETVAWYRAAASM